A window of the Synechococcus sp. LTW-R genome harbors these coding sequences:
- a CDS encoding TldD/PmbA family protein produces the protein MSNTNATLSAEHLRSQLAGIASQHGIRQWDLGAACSTDTSVQVDRGEPKQLKGAQRSSITIRVWNSDGLVGTTSTSDLSPSGLERALSGARDAAAFGNALETPAFSPLATAPLTALDQPLHQPQGILKLLEQLKAAEQDLLGRHQAISTVPYNGLAERSSERIYLNSEGACRQQQLTTASIYLYARAEDTGRKPRSSGAVRLAYGASDLDIAGCIDEAAERTISHLDYAPVETGRYTCVLSPEAFLDLIGAFSNLFNARSVLDGVSLSQKDSIGQSLAVPFLSIHDNGLHPGNIGASNFDGEGTPTRKLALLEGGVLKNFLHSEATARAFGVEPTGHAGLGAKVSVGPDWFEIGPTPGSTGGQSGLDRFKADQPIIWIDSLSALHAGVKASQGSFSLPFDGWLIQGGETRSIEAATVAGDIRQVLSAIVGFEGDAKVTPDGLCPMVWVEGLSITGEG, from the coding sequence ATGAGCAACACCAACGCAACCCTCAGCGCCGAACACCTGCGCAGCCAACTGGCAGGCATCGCCAGCCAACACGGCATCCGCCAGTGGGACCTGGGGGCGGCCTGCAGCACGGACACCTCCGTCCAGGTCGACCGCGGCGAACCCAAGCAACTGAAAGGAGCCCAGCGCAGTTCGATCACGATCCGCGTCTGGAACAGCGACGGTCTGGTGGGCACCACCAGCACCTCCGACCTCTCCCCGAGCGGACTGGAGCGGGCCCTCTCCGGCGCCCGGGATGCCGCAGCATTCGGCAACGCCCTGGAGACCCCGGCCTTCTCGCCCCTGGCGACAGCGCCGCTGACCGCCCTGGATCAACCGCTGCATCAACCCCAGGGCATTCTCAAATTGCTCGAGCAGCTCAAGGCCGCTGAGCAGGACCTGCTCGGTCGCCACCAGGCCATCAGCACCGTGCCCTACAACGGCCTGGCGGAGCGCAGCAGCGAGCGCATCTACCTCAACAGCGAGGGGGCCTGCCGCCAGCAGCAGCTGACCACCGCCAGCATCTACCTCTACGCACGAGCCGAGGACACTGGCCGTAAACCGCGCAGCTCCGGTGCTGTTCGCCTGGCCTACGGCGCCTCGGACCTCGACATTGCCGGCTGCATCGACGAGGCTGCCGAGCGCACCATCAGCCACCTGGACTACGCCCCGGTGGAGACCGGCCGCTACACCTGCGTCCTCAGTCCCGAGGCCTTTCTGGACCTGATCGGCGCCTTCAGCAACCTCTTCAACGCCCGCTCGGTGCTCGATGGGGTCAGCCTCAGCCAGAAGGACTCCATCGGCCAGAGCCTGGCGGTGCCCTTCCTCTCCATCCACGACAACGGCTTGCACCCGGGCAACATCGGCGCCTCCAACTTCGACGGCGAGGGGACCCCGACCCGCAAGTTGGCCCTGCTTGAGGGGGGCGTTCTGAAGAACTTCCTCCACTCCGAAGCCACCGCACGCGCCTTCGGCGTGGAGCCCACCGGCCATGCGGGCCTCGGCGCCAAGGTCTCGGTCGGACCGGATTGGTTTGAGATTGGGCCCACCCCCGGCAGCACTGGCGGCCAGAGCGGCCTGGATCGCTTCAAGGCCGACCAACCGATCATCTGGATCGACTCCCTCTCGGCCCTGCACGCGGGGGTCAAGGCCAGCCAGGGCTCCTTCTCGCTGCCCTTCGATGGCTGGCTGATCCAAGGCGGCGAAACCCGCTCGATTGAGGCCGCCACCGTGGCCGGCGACATCCGCCAGGTGTTGAGCGCCATCGTCGGCTTTGAGGGCGACGCCAAGGTCACCCCCGATGGGCTCTGTCCGATGGTCTGGGTGGAGGGGCTATCGATTACCGGCGAGGGCTAA